GTGGTCAGGCATCTGGTCAGGCACCTGTTCGGGCGCCTGGTCGGGCGACCGGCTGGGCGCGTCCCGACTCTCGAGTGCCGCCTCGAGCCTTCCGCCCCGCATCCGGGTCATCGTCAGGCGGTAGGCGAGGGTGACGAGCCAGGTTCTGGCGCTCGCCTGTGAGGGGTCGAACCGAGCGGCCGCGTGCCAGGCTCCGACAAAGGCGTCCTCGACACTCTGCCGGCATTCGTCCGGGTCGTCGAGCATCTTCCGGGCCATCGCCAGGAGGTAAGGGGCGTAACGGCGGTGCAGTTGAACCAGGGCGGCCTCGTCACGCCCGGCCATGCGCCGAACGAGCTGCTCGTCGGACGCCATCAGGCCGGCGGAAGCAGGTCGACGAAGGTCGGCGGTTTGGAGGGGAGGTTCGGCGTCGTCGGCAACATAAAAAAGGTGTTCGGCAAGAGCTTCGAGTAGGGTCTCTGTTTCAGATGGGGCGGTGCCTCGAGCAATTAGAGCACGGACCCTATAGCGCATGGGGTACAAACATCACGCCGCTCGAGGCCGCGACCATGCGGGTCGAATCCAAACACAACCCCCACGACCATTTCCGTCAAATGGTTGACCCGAAACGGTTGACCGGCCCAGCGTCCCGCGCAGGCAAACACCGACCTGTAGGCGACCTGTAGGCCTTGGTACAGTGCTCGGCTCGGCTCGGCC
This is a stretch of genomic DNA from Deinococcota bacterium. It encodes these proteins:
- a CDS encoding sigma-70 family RNA polymerase sigma factor; the protein is MASDEQLVRRMAGRDEAALVQLHRRYAPYLLAMARKMLDDPDECRQSVEDAFVGAWHAAARFDPSQASARTWLVTLAYRLTMTRMRGGRLEAALESRDAPSRSPDQAPEQVPDQMPDHTGRAQLREAVGELSRDERELIGLAFYRGYSYQELADITGYPLDTVKAKLRLALDKLKARLQGRSDED